From the Corythoichthys intestinalis isolate RoL2023-P3 chromosome 15, ASM3026506v1, whole genome shotgun sequence genome, one window contains:
- the LOC130930565 gene encoding sex-determining region Y protein-like isoform X1, translated as MEHLQTLPTDEDVKWDKLLDNILKSADAILWGASPATTTQAIIKEELQPLPTSPTAAEPQVVVDLLPLGSGQEPLTDGQPVDVEDEFANVLDDFWLPDYLGGQPGSINIQDQEKNVTVMPTHESVNQPLLRLKSEVMSGAASSDSIDPPSDASLSIDSSSSQSQYCGYSQQDLDRPYVKKPPNAFMLFRKEQSPNVVAQFNITNSAVVNKILGKMWKSLPKKLQAKYYQQAEEHKILHSLQHPDWSCTENYGKKRKRDRSRNSTSNSSKLCDRRSTSGTYEQMACCYPNPCKEAVEDVSPAVERCCSAMSQASGEELSCHHYHKNLVGETHTYAHTRGC; from the exons ATGGAGCACCTTCAGACGCTTCCGACCGACGAAGACGTCAAGTGGGACAAGCTGCTGGACAACATCCTGAAGTCGGCCGATGCCATTCTGTGGGGCGCCTCGCCTGCCACCACCACCCAAGCGATCATTAAAGAAGAGCTCCAGCCTTTACCCACTTCCCCCACCGCTGCAGAGCCTCAAGTGGTGGTGGACTTGCTGCCTCTGGGAAGTGGGCAAGAGCCACTAACAGATGGGCAGCCCGTGGATGTGGAAGATGAATTTGCCAATGTTCTGGATGACTTTTGGTTGCCTGACTACCTGGGTGGCCAACCGGGATCCATCAATATCCAAGATCAG GAGAAAAACGTCACGGTGATGCCAACGCACGAAAGTGTGAACCAGCCTCTTCTTCGTCT TAAAAGCGAGGTGATGAGTGGGGCGGCATCCTCTGATTCCATTGATCCTCCATCAGATGCTTCACTGAGCAT tGATAGTAGTAGTAGTCAAAGCCAATATTGCGGCTACAGCCAGCAGGATTTGGATCGGCCATATGTCAAGAAGCCGCCCAACGCCTTCATGCTGTTCCGCAAAGAGCAGAGTCCCAACGTCGTTGCCCAGTTCAACATCACCAACTCTGCTGTGGTCAATAAAATCCTTGGCAAGATG TGGAAGTCGCTGCCAAAGAAGCTGCAGGCAAAGTACTATCAGCAAGCTGAAGAGCACAAAATCCTCCATAGCCTGCAGCATCCAGACTGGTCCTGCACGGAAAACTAT gGCAAAAAGAGGAAGCGCGATCGCAGCAGAAACAGCACCAGCAACTCAAGTAAGTTATGTGACCGGCGTTCCACATCAGGTACATATGAGCAAATGGCGTGTTGTTACCCCAACCCATGCAAAGAGGCAGTGGAGGATGTCAGCCCGGCGGTGGAACGTTGCTGCTCCGCCATGAGCCAAGCCAGCGGCGAGGAGCTGTCATGCCATCACTACCATAAGAACCTTGTGGGGGAAACACATACGTACGCCCATACACGCGGCTGCTGA
- the LOC130930565 gene encoding transcription factor 7-like 1-D isoform X3, giving the protein MEHLQTLPTDEDVKWDKLLDNILKSADAILWGASPATTTQAIIKEELQPLPTSPTAAEPQVVVDLLPLGSGQEPLTDGQPVDVEDEFANVLDDFWLPDYLGGQPGSINIQDQEKNVTVMPTHESVNQPLLRLKSEVMSGAASSDSIDPPSDASLSIDSSSSQSQYCGYSQQDLDRPYVKKPPNAFMLFRKEQSPNVVAQFNITNSAVVNKILGKMWKSLPKKLQAKYYQQAEEHKILHSLQHPDWSCTENYGKKRKRDRSRNSTSNSKAVEDVSPAVERCCSAMSQASGEELSCHHYHKNLVGETHTYAHTRGC; this is encoded by the exons ATGGAGCACCTTCAGACGCTTCCGACCGACGAAGACGTCAAGTGGGACAAGCTGCTGGACAACATCCTGAAGTCGGCCGATGCCATTCTGTGGGGCGCCTCGCCTGCCACCACCACCCAAGCGATCATTAAAGAAGAGCTCCAGCCTTTACCCACTTCCCCCACCGCTGCAGAGCCTCAAGTGGTGGTGGACTTGCTGCCTCTGGGAAGTGGGCAAGAGCCACTAACAGATGGGCAGCCCGTGGATGTGGAAGATGAATTTGCCAATGTTCTGGATGACTTTTGGTTGCCTGACTACCTGGGTGGCCAACCGGGATCCATCAATATCCAAGATCAG GAGAAAAACGTCACGGTGATGCCAACGCACGAAAGTGTGAACCAGCCTCTTCTTCGTCT TAAAAGCGAGGTGATGAGTGGGGCGGCATCCTCTGATTCCATTGATCCTCCATCAGATGCTTCACTGAGCAT tGATAGTAGTAGTAGTCAAAGCCAATATTGCGGCTACAGCCAGCAGGATTTGGATCGGCCATATGTCAAGAAGCCGCCCAACGCCTTCATGCTGTTCCGCAAAGAGCAGAGTCCCAACGTCGTTGCCCAGTTCAACATCACCAACTCTGCTGTGGTCAATAAAATCCTTGGCAAGATG TGGAAGTCGCTGCCAAAGAAGCTGCAGGCAAAGTACTATCAGCAAGCTGAAGAGCACAAAATCCTCCATAGCCTGCAGCATCCAGACTGGTCCTGCACGGAAAACTAT gGCAAAAAGAGGAAGCGCGATCGCAGCAGAAACAGCACCAGCAACTCAA AGGCAGTGGAGGATGTCAGCCCGGCGGTGGAACGTTGCTGCTCCGCCATGAGCCAAGCCAGCGGCGAGGAGCTGTCATGCCATCACTACCATAAGAACCTTGTGGGGGAAACACATACGTACGCCCATACACGCGGCTGCTGA
- the LOC130930565 gene encoding sex-determining region Y protein-like isoform X2 → MEHLQTLPTDEDVKWDKLLDNILKSADAILWGASPATTTQAIIKEELQPLPTSPTAAEPQVVVDLLPLGSGQEPLTDGQPVDVEDEFANVLDDFWLPDYLGGQPGSINIQDQKNVTVMPTHESVNQPLLRLKSEVMSGAASSDSIDPPSDASLSIDSSSSQSQYCGYSQQDLDRPYVKKPPNAFMLFRKEQSPNVVAQFNITNSAVVNKILGKMWKSLPKKLQAKYYQQAEEHKILHSLQHPDWSCTENYGKKRKRDRSRNSTSNSSKLCDRRSTSGTYEQMACCYPNPCKEAVEDVSPAVERCCSAMSQASGEELSCHHYHKNLVGETHTYAHTRGC, encoded by the exons ATGGAGCACCTTCAGACGCTTCCGACCGACGAAGACGTCAAGTGGGACAAGCTGCTGGACAACATCCTGAAGTCGGCCGATGCCATTCTGTGGGGCGCCTCGCCTGCCACCACCACCCAAGCGATCATTAAAGAAGAGCTCCAGCCTTTACCCACTTCCCCCACCGCTGCAGAGCCTCAAGTGGTGGTGGACTTGCTGCCTCTGGGAAGTGGGCAAGAGCCACTAACAGATGGGCAGCCCGTGGATGTGGAAGATGAATTTGCCAATGTTCTGGATGACTTTTGGTTGCCTGACTACCTGGGTGGCCAACCGGGATCCATCAATATCCAAGATCAG AAAAACGTCACGGTGATGCCAACGCACGAAAGTGTGAACCAGCCTCTTCTTCGTCT TAAAAGCGAGGTGATGAGTGGGGCGGCATCCTCTGATTCCATTGATCCTCCATCAGATGCTTCACTGAGCAT tGATAGTAGTAGTAGTCAAAGCCAATATTGCGGCTACAGCCAGCAGGATTTGGATCGGCCATATGTCAAGAAGCCGCCCAACGCCTTCATGCTGTTCCGCAAAGAGCAGAGTCCCAACGTCGTTGCCCAGTTCAACATCACCAACTCTGCTGTGGTCAATAAAATCCTTGGCAAGATG TGGAAGTCGCTGCCAAAGAAGCTGCAGGCAAAGTACTATCAGCAAGCTGAAGAGCACAAAATCCTCCATAGCCTGCAGCATCCAGACTGGTCCTGCACGGAAAACTAT gGCAAAAAGAGGAAGCGCGATCGCAGCAGAAACAGCACCAGCAACTCAAGTAAGTTATGTGACCGGCGTTCCACATCAGGTACATATGAGCAAATGGCGTGTTGTTACCCCAACCCATGCAAAGAGGCAGTGGAGGATGTCAGCCCGGCGGTGGAACGTTGCTGCTCCGCCATGAGCCAAGCCAGCGGCGAGGAGCTGTCATGCCATCACTACCATAAGAACCTTGTGGGGGAAACACATACGTACGCCCATACACGCGGCTGCTGA